TCTTCCTCACAGCCAGAAGCAAACATCCAGTGACCAGAACAAACCTGCCGTTATCTACTACTGCTGTTATCAAGGTCTCGCTGCTGCAAGGCATGTTGTGAGCTCAGTCACTGCAGAAACtcactttttgtttcattattagAGCTCCGGGAGCTGGTGTATTGCTGCTGGTGGGAATATTTGTATAGGGATGGCTCAAAGACCTCACCTCGCTTGAGGTGGGGAGTAAATACCCACAAGGCATCATCCAAATGGTTTAGACAGCACTCAAATATCACAAATATCACTGGAATTGGGGGGGTGATAGTGTGTGGTGGGGTGGCAAGTGGAAAGATGGGCTGATCTTGGTGCTTGCAGGACAACAACCAGGGGTGAGGGCAGAATATCCAGGCTAGACATGGGGCTATTTTCTACCCCAGCATCAAGAGGTAGCGACGTGCTGAGACCCCTGCCTACTGAGGGAAACCTGCAGAGCCAAAACCAGCATTAAGAGGgggcaaaataaaattagcagCGATTAGAAGTAAGGGAAGAAGCTAACCAACACGATGCAGCATCCTTCTAATGTGGTCACCATTAAAGAGCACGGTGCTTAATTACTGGGTGGTACCTGGAAAATGTCCCTAAGGGGCTGCCAGATTGCCATAAAAAACATCCCAAGCCGGCTTAAAATGTGACAGGGGTGAAGCCGACTGGAGTTCACTACCTGTGAGTCAGCACAGAAACTTCTCTACGGCACAGTCTTTGCTGCAGGCGCTCTCAGCCAGGCACACAGGCATCGGGAATATTTAACTCCTTCGAAGTTACTTTGGGGCTGCAAATATCTGCTGCCGTAACAGAGACTGAAGATGAGCCCTTTCCAAACTGCGGAAATTTGATGGACATGAGGACTTTGCCACTACAAGGAACACCAACCCACTAACCTCACACCTATGGGTTGGGAAGTACAGAGGATGCGATGGGTAAAAGAGGCTCAGCACCgagagggggaaagggagagggggaagaggagagagggtGTTAtgcaggaggggagagggctGGCAAAGCAGTACTGTGGGATATGGTAATAGACGGAAGCCTTTTGGGGACTTTTGGGGACACATCAGACGGCGAGCTGTGGCTCTAAACTGATGCAGACGTTAAACctttgctgcctgtgggcacGGCTGGTGCACGGGGCAGGGCGCTTTGCAACACCACCAATTACAAAAAGGATGACaccctgaaaaagaaaaaaaaaaaaaaaaaaaagcaatgacaCCCtacaaaaaaatccatcaacCCCACTCCTCCTGCACCACCGACCACCCTGCCACAAGAGGTGCCTGGGGggccacgggggggggggggggggcgttgcgAAGAAGCCCTTCCAGAGCCCCACACTAACACAAGAGCCCACTTTGGGCATGAGCAAGCCCAGAGCCCCCCATGTACCCCCCAGCACCAGGCGAGGcccagctggaggccagcagaggcaggagaaggaggcCCCCCGCGcatccccgcagcccccccgggaccccccctttgcagcagcagggctggccgcTCTCTGCCATTGGCGGGAGGCCGGGAGAGCTTTTTTCGgatcctccccttcctctccctccccaggcgttttctttccttttttttttttttttttttttgagaggttTTTCCCAACTTTCCAGAAGTTTCTCCCCGGCCCCTTATATACCCCCTCCGCCCGCCCGGGAGGTgcacaaggggagcagaggaaaggcagcagcCCCATTCCGCAggtaaaggggggggggggggatggccCTTGGGACCCCCACCGCCAAGGGGGGGACGGATGTGCCAAGCTGAGATTGCAGGCCGTTAGTTTGGGGTGTTGCATGCTCCCCAAAATACGTAtgggattttttgggggggaggaggaaagggggaaaatgggGGGTGTTGCATGGAgttgggttttggggggggggtatgGGTAGGGCACCCCAAAAGCCAGCTCTGTTTTGCCAAAGGAAGGGCGTTAAAAGGTTTGCTAGGGGCGATGGCGGAGAAGCTGCACCCCGGAGAAACTTTGCGGGggtggaagaagggaagaagggaagcgCCGACTTGGTTTGAGCAGTGCCGGGCTGGAGAAAGCCGcgagctcctgctcctgcccagcctgggAGCCTTGAGGACCCTGGGCACCAGCCCAGCGCAGGAGGGCGAGCTTTCAGCAGACGAGCCCGACGATCCCCAtccctctgcctgccttcccaAAGCGTCACCTCCTTCTGCCAACACACGGAGATGGCTTTTCCTTGAAGTCCTGCGGTGACAGCACGGTCCTGGAGGGGCGGCAAGCGGTGGCACCTCCAAATCTTGCCCGGAGAGCGGGTCCCCGCGAGGTCTGCGGGATGCCACGCTGGCATGGGGCGTCCCCTCGCAGGGCTGGGCCGTTCAGCCCCCGAGAGGATGCTATCAGCTGCACATTCCTCCGGTGGCATCCGGACCTATTTTCACCCTGGGTTACAAATTCAGCGATAATTTCACCCTTCCTCCAAGGATGGgcaacatttttctgtctcGCTGCCGCAGGCTGAGGCACTACTCATCACAGCCCGGCTGCCAGGCCAAAATTTTTCGCCGGTCTCTGAAGTCATGGAGCTTTTTTAGGCTGAGGATGTAAGCGGCGCGGGCCTTGGGTTGCTCGCGAGAGAACTACTCCGtgtatctgttttctttcagagggaaaaaggcAAACGCTGACCTCCCTATGAAACAATTTCAaggtatttttagaaataaaagggaaggaaaaaaaaaaaaaagagagagaaaagaaaacccctCAGCTTTTAAATGCTTGGTGCACCTAACACTATTTTCACCTTAAAGTGCATCAGGGGCAGGTTTGAGCCCTCtgcacacattttttcttctgattttagCCAGGACGGTGCTTCCCTTCAACGGAAGGCTTGCTCGCAAAAGGGCTTTAGGATATAAATTGCCTCCCCGTCTGGAGCTACGTAATTCCCACTCTGGCAATAGGTCCCCAGTGGAACTGCGCACTCGCTTTGCTCGGGGCTGTGTGCGTGCTTCCTTCCATATGTAATCCCGGCGGGCCCTTCGCTTCCTGCACTGCTTGCTTTAACCCGTTGCAGTTCTCCTCTCCGCAGGCCCGGAGCAGGTTGGGAGGACAGGACCAAGGCCCTGGTAGCCTTGGGCATGAGGCAGCCTGCGGGAAAAGCTCACTTTGGGTTgcaaatgtatattttcagCAGAGAGGGAGCCCAAGCAACCCACTTGGAGTAAACGTTCACACTTTAGTTTCAACTTTCAACGAGCTAGCTTTCAGGCACAGCATTTAGGACTGGTCAGTTTTTAGACTTCATCTAAAAACCCTACAGTAGCTCTGAGGCCTCACTGGGCCTGGGTGCACTTGCCTTGTGATGAGATGCTTCACTAACGCGTGTATGTtagaggaagggggaaaggaggggattTGCCACCTCCCTCTGTCCCCCTTCTTCTCTGATAGAGCTGAACAGGCAAAATTGAGTCAGCTGGAGCTGCCCGGCCAGCCTTGGAGCTCCTCAGAGGGCCCCTCTGATTTGGAAGCTCCCGTGCTCCACCTAGTGCCTAGAATGCTGAGcgctgggtgctgagctggggtCCCCAGAGGGGACAATCCTGCCACACACTGACCCCGATAGCCCCAGGATGAACCGGCTACGTGGCCCTTGGGCAGCAGAAACATCCCACTTTTACCTTTTCCTGACCAGTGCAGAGGTTCAACTTGCCACTCTGTGGACAGAAGTACTTGTCGTTCCCATTCCCTGGCCCTTCCTTAAGTCATTTACTGTACACGAACATAAAGTAATACagcaaaatttgtttaaaaaggaaactttcATTCAAAAATGCTCAGGCCCTGCGTTTCAGAGTGCAGCCTGGACTCTGTTGTTTGGGGGAAGGCCCAACATGGACTTGGGATCGTTGCAACCCAAGCAAAGCATTGATGTGGGTGCTCTGGCAGTCCCTGGAAACTAGAAGTGGCTTTCACTGAGGAGCCCCTGGGGTCTCTGAACGCCACAGGAAGGGTTTGGGACATCCTAACGGTGAACTCTTCTTGCCCAGCAGGTCCCCAAGGGTGTTGGGTGCTGCCGAAACCATGTGGATTATTGCGGTGCTCGCCCTCTGCGGCCTGGCTGCGGCCGTGCCCTCGGAGGACAGGAAGCTGAGCGACAAGGCCACGACGCTGGCCGACCGCAGCACCACGCTGGCCTTCAACCTCTACCACGCCATGGCGAAGGACAAGGACATGGAGAACATCCTGCTGTCCCCCGTGGTCGTGGCCTCTTCCCTCGGCCTCGTGTCCCTCGGGGGCAAGGCCGCCACCGCCTCCCAGGCCAAGGCGGTGCTCAGCGCTGACAAGCTGAACGACGACTATGTGCACAGCGGGCTGTCGGAGCTCCTGAACGAGGTCAGCAACAGCACGGCCCGCAACGTCACCTGGAAGATCGGCAACCGCTTGTACGGCCCTGCCTCCATCAACTTCGCCGACGACTTCgtgaagaacagcaagaagCACTACAACTACGAGCACTCCAAGATCAACTTCCGAGACAAGAGGAGCGCCCTGAAATCCATCAACGAGTGGGCGGCCCAGACCACGGATGGGAAACTGCCGGAGGTCACAAAAGACGTCGAGAAAACTGATGGAGCCCTCATTGTCAATGCCATGTTCTTCAAGCGTAAGTTCTGCCTTCAATTATTGATGCAAGCGACCCAAAACCCAGCTTGAGTCCATATAAAGCAGCCTAAGTGGGAAGATAAATAAATCCTGGGTCCACGGGAGGCATACTGTTTTTCAGAGCATGTAGTTAGGAACCAGGCATGAAATTACCACCTTTTTCTCACATGCtgaatttctctctcctgtAGCTCACTGGGATGAAAAGTTCCACCATAAGATGGTAGACAACCGTGGCTTCATGGTGTCCCGGTCCTACACCGTGGGTGTTCCTATGATGCATCGCACAGGTAAGTTACAAACCTCTTGCCCCTTGCCAAGACCTGGAATTATAGAATCATGGGATATCCCGAGtcggaagggacccacaagggtcatcgagtccaactcctaacCTGCTGGAGTTatgctccctgctgctcagtTTTCTACCAACTGCTTCCAAGATCATTTTGCTCCATGGGCAATGAAtgagagagaacaaaacaggGTGTGCTTGCTGTTGATTCAATCTCTGTAAGCAGAGAGAATCCAGGTTTGATATTGAGTGTTTGGCTGTTAGAAATAAATGCTAGCTCATCACATGAACGGCATCCACAATTTTGAGCTGTTGCCAGCTCCAGTAATTCCCAAAATAGcactgattttcttcccttgcttGTCAGGGCAAGTCCAGGGTGAACTGGCAAAAAAGTCGGGGGTAGCTCTGCCTGTGCTCTCCATCTCACCATTTCCTACCTCTGATTCCAACTTCAAGGTCTCTACAACTACTATGATGATGAGACAGAGAAGCTCCAGGTGGTAGAGATGCCACTTGCTCACAAACTCTCCAGCATGATCTTTATCATGCCAAACCACGTGGAGCCTCTGGAGAGGGTCGAGAAACTGCTGAACAGGGAACAGCTGAAGACCTGGGCTGGCAAGATGAAGAAGAGATCTGTGGCCATCTCACTGCCTAAAGTCGTCCTGGAAGTCAGCCATGACCTTCAGGTAAAGGAGGTCCTTGAAGAAGGCAGTTAAGCCTTGCAGTTCTTTGGGGTGGGAGAGAAAACAGTGGGATAATGGGCTATCTGTGCTAGGCAGCTTTATTCCCATCGGCTAGTCTGACTCCGGGAGAGTTGCTGacctcttttctcctcctagAAACACTTGGCTGACCTGGGCCTGACCGAAGCCATTGACAAAACCAAGGCTGACCTGTCAAAGATCTCGGGCAAGAAAGATCTTTACCTGTCCAACGTCTTCCACGCCGCTGCTCTCGAATGGGACACGGAAGGGAACCCCTACGATGCTGATATCTACGGCCGGGAGGAGATGAGGAACCCCAAGCTCTTCTATGCTGACCACCCCTTCGTCTTCCTGATCAAGGACAGCAAAACCAACTCCATTCTTTTCATTGGCAGGCTCGTGAGGCCCAAAGGAGACAAGATGCGTGATGAgttgtagttttatttttttttccagagcttgttttggtttgtgttttttagtGGGGGATTTCAAAAAAGGGGAAACACTATTTTGTATCCTTCTCGAACTATGGGTGCTATTCAGACCAGGGTGCATTGTGATGAGAAACCAGCATACACTTTACCTCACCCCCAAATACTCTTATTGCACAAACCCACCTCCAGAGGAACAGGGGAGCCTGGCACAAGAGGGTCACCAGGAATGGTTGGGAACTGGCACGTGCTCTCTGGGCACCTCAGCTGAGATGCTCAGGCTGATGCCTCGCACCTCCCTGCGCTAAAATTAAGCCTCCTGCTACTACCACCAGCCCTGCAAAGGCACCGGCCCACCACCCTTCCATCTCAAACGCTTGTGCACATTTAGCTCTGCtttccacccccaccccccccacactTTGGTGCTGTGAAACGCTATGCCGTAGCTGCTCTGATCCCTCTGCGGTTGTCTCTTGCTTGTGATGGAAGGCAGACGCATGcttgtctctttctttcctaagtggtacaaaacagagcaaaacaaggGCTGATTCTGGGGTTCAGCCCCAGGCATGCCAGCGGGAGCAGAACAGGACAGTGCCAGCAGGTAAGAGCCGAGGTTGCACGGAGCTGTGCCTTTCTGTCCTGCCTAACCCTTGCTCTGGATGATGGGTAGATGCTTCAGCAAGGCACCAGCTCCTTAGCTAGAACACCGCAAAGCCAGGCACAGCTTTGGTCTACGCTGCAGAGAAGCGAAAGAGAAGAGGAGCCTCTAGAACGAGGTCCCACTTGAGGTCCCTTCAAACGCTTCTGCGAGGAA
This genomic window from Cygnus olor isolate bCygOlo1 chromosome 1, bCygOlo1.pri.v2, whole genome shotgun sequence contains:
- the SERPINH1 gene encoding serpin H1, coding for MWIIAVLALCGLAAAVPSEDRKLSDKATTLADRSTTLAFNLYHAMAKDKDMENILLSPVVVASSLGLVSLGGKAATASQAKAVLSADKLNDDYVHSGLSELLNEVSNSTARNVTWKIGNRLYGPASINFADDFVKNSKKHYNYEHSKINFRDKRSALKSINEWAAQTTDGKLPEVTKDVEKTDGALIVNAMFFKPHWDEKFHHKMVDNRGFMVSRSYTVGVPMMHRTGLYNYYDDETEKLQVVEMPLAHKLSSMIFIMPNHVEPLERVEKLLNREQLKTWAGKMKKRSVAISLPKVVLEVSHDLQKHLADLGLTEAIDKTKADLSKISGKKDLYLSNVFHAAALEWDTEGNPYDADIYGREEMRNPKLFYADHPFVFLIKDSKTNSILFIGRLVRPKGDKMRDEL